The nucleotide sequence CTGTTCCTGCACCTGCTCGAAGCGCCCGACGGCGTGATCCTGCTGAGCTGCGCGGCGCCCGCGCAGCCGCCGCCCGAGCTGGCGGAGGCGTACCGCGCGCTCGTCCTGCCCGAGGCGGACCTCGGTTACCACCCGGCCGGCCTCGGGGTGCTGCGGGCCGCCGTGGCCCGGCGCTACGCGGCGCGGGGCGTGCCGACGGCGCCGGAGCAGATCCTGGTCACCACCGGGGCGCAGCAGGGGCTTTCGCTGCTGGCCCGGCTGCTGCTCGCGCCGGGGGACGGGGTGCTGGTGGAGGCGCCGACGTATCCGGGGGCGCTCGACCTGTTCCGGGAGGCGGCCGCCGTGCCGCTGCCGGTGGCGGTCGGGCCCGAGGGGATCGACGTGGCGGAGGCGGTGCGGGTGATGGAACGTCACCGTCCGGCGCTGGCCTATGTGATACCCCGCTTCCAGAACCCCACGGGGGCGGTCCTTCCGCCGTTGGCGGGGCGCCGGCTGGTCGAGGCGGCGAACGCGCTGGGGGTGCCGCTCGTCGACGACGAGGTGCTCGACGAGCTGGGGTTCGACGACCTGGCCTTCGACGATCCGGCGGGCGGGCCCGGCGGCGCATCGCTCTCCTCCTGCGGCGAGGTGATCGCGATCGGTTCGCTCAGCAAGATCGTGTGGGGCGGGCTGCGGATCGGCTGGGTGCGCGGCCCGGCGCCGCTCGTCGCCCGCCTCGCCCGGCTGAAGGCCCTGCACGACCTGGGCTGCGACGTGCCGTCCCAACTGGTCGCGGCCCGGCTGCTCGACGACTTCGCGCCGGTACGGGCGGCCCGGCTGCGGGCCCTGCGCGCGGGCCACGCCCACCTGCGTGCCGAGCTCGCCCGGCTGCTGCCCTCGTGGTCCTGCGCTCCGGTGACCGGCGGGCAGACGCTCTGGGTGCGGCTCCCCCACGGCGACGGCGTGTCCTTCGCGCAACTCGCCCTGCGGCACGGCGTGGCCGTCCTGCCGGGCGCGACGACGGACGCCCTCGGCGGCAGCGTGCGGCACCTGCGGCTGCACTTCCTGCTGGCGCCGGAGGTGCTGACGGAGGCGGTACGGAGACTGGCGGCGGCCTGGGCGGAGTACGCCCCGGTGCAGGAACCCGGGCGGGCCTCGCTCCGGGGCATCACCCTCTGAAGGGATCGTTCATGCACACCCAGCCGAGCCCGTTCGAGCTGCACGCCTGGAAGGAGGGAAACCGGCACAACTACAGTGCGGGCTGGAAGGGCGTCTCCCCGGAGTTCGGCGAGATCACGCTGACCTGTCCGCTCCCCCGTACCAGCGCCGAGTCGATCGTCTCGGAGCTGCGCGGCGGGCTGCTCCCGACGGCGTCGTTCGAGACGCGCGGCGCGCATGCCGAGGGGCTCGTCCTGCCGGCGCTGAACCGTTCGACGCTGCGGGTCGGGGAGCGGATGGTGTACGTGTCGCGGAACCGTTTCGGCGCCACCCTGGACCAGCGGGCCCTGGCCCTGCGGTACGCGGGCGACCACTATCGGCTCGCCGCCCTCGACAAGCGGGGGTACGTCCTGAGCCGCGCGGCCGACGACGAGGACCCCGGGGTCACGGTCACCGTCCGCGAGACCGGCCGGGGGAGGAACCGCAGGCTGACGGTGCGGACCGCCGGGCGCGCGGAGGGCGGGGACCTGGCCCTCGCCCTGATCTTCGCGGGCGTCGACCGCTCGGCGCTGACGCGGATCGGGGCGGTGAAGGCGGGTCTGTCGCGCGTGACCCACTTCTGGACGGAGTCGCAGTACTGACGCGGGGGCGGCCCCACTAAGGGGAAGCCGCCCCGCTCTTCACCTGAGCCCCGCACCGCCCGTCACCTCAGCCGCGCGCCACCCGTCGCCATAGCCCCGCCCCGCCCGTCGCCTCAGCCGCGCTTCGGCGTCGCGAGGCCCAGGACACGGTCCTTCAAGGCCGGGAACTGCTCGCGGGTGGTCGTGACCTTCGCCGGATCGAGCACGACCCGGAGGATCTCCTCGCCGGGGCCCGCCTCGGCGACGGTCTCGCCCCAGGGGTCGACCACGATCGAGTGCCCGGCCTGCTCCACGCCCGCGTGCGTGCCCGCCGTACCGCAGGCGAGGACGTACGCCTGGTTCTCGACGGCCCGGGCCCGGGCGAGCAGGCTCCAGTGGGCACGGCGCAGGGCGGGCCAGCCGGCCGGGACGACGAAGGCCTGGGCGCCGGCGTCCACGAGGCCCCGGAAGAGCTCGGGGAAGCGCAGGTCGTAGCAGGTGCCGACGCCGATGGTGAGGTGCGGCAGGTCGACGGTGACGAGGTCCTCCCCGGCGGCCATCATCACCGCCTCGCCCTTGTCGAAGCCGAAGCGGTGGATCTTCCGGTAGGAGGCGGCGAGTTCGCCGTCGGGGGAGAGGACGAGCGAGGTGTTGTAGAGCGCGCCGCCCTCCGCCTCGACGAAGGAGCCGGCGTGCAGCCAGACCCCGGCGTCGCGGGCGGCGGCCGCCATCGCCGTGTGCGTGGGCCCGTTCAGGGGCTCGGACTCGGCGGCGAAGAGGTCGGACGCGAAGGCGCCGACGGTCCACAGTTCCGGCAGGACGACGAGGTCGGCGTGGCCGGATTCCTCCCGTACGAGGCGGGCCACGCGGGCCCGCCGGGCGTCGACCGGTTCGTCCGGGTCTACCGCGATCTGGATCAGCGAGGCGCGCACACTACCACCGTCCTGGCATTCGAGCCGTCAACACCGGCCTACGATCGTCACACGAAAGCACTGCCGGGGTGCCTTCGGGCAGCGTAACTTAGCGTCCGAGCCTCCTACCCAGTCGTGTTTTCAGCCCGCGCACCGAAGAACCGCCGAGGGGTCCCGTGACCGTCCATCCCAGCCTCCAGAACTACGCCGACGCCTGGACCCACTCCATCGAGGCGATAGCCGAGCTGGTGCAGCCGCTCGTGGAGGGCGAGTGGAACCGGCCGACTCCGTGCCCGGGCTGGTCGGTCCGGGACATCGTGTCCCATGTGATCGGCATGGAGACGGAGATGCTCGGTGACCCGCGGCCGATCCACTCCCTGCCGCGAGATCTCTACCACGTACGCAGTGACTTCGCGCGCTACATGGAGGTCCAGGTCGATGTGCGCCGCCACCACACGGCGCCGGAGATGACCTCGGAGCTGGAGTACATCCTGATCCGCCGCGCGCGGCAGCTCCGCAACGAGAACCGCTCCCCCGAGCATCTGATCCGAGCCCCGCTGGGCGCCGAGCAGTCCCTGGAACTCGCCTACCGGATGCGGGCCTTCGACGTGTGGGTGCACGAGCAGGACCTGCGGTTCGCGCTCGGTGTGCCGGGCAACCTCGACTCGGCGGGCGCGCACGTCACCCGGGACGTGCTCCTGGAGGCCCTGCCGAAGGTGGTCGCCAAGGACGCGGGCGCGCCCGCGTCTTCGGCGGTGGTGGTGGACGTGAGCGGGCCGCTGGAGTTCCTGCGGACGGTGCGGGTCGACGCGGAGGGCCGGGGTTCGATCGACGGGGCGCCTTCGCTGGGTCCGGCGGTGACGCTCGCGACGGACTGGGAGACGTTCGTGCGGCTCGCCTGCGGCCGGGTCCGGCCGGCCGAGGTGGCCGACCGGGTCAAGACGGAGGGCGACGAGGCGCTGGCGCAGGCCATCCTCGACAACTTCGCGGTGACGCCCCGCTAGCGGTCCGCCCGCCCCCGGCCGCCCGCCGCCCCCGGTCTACACGGGGACGTGGACGGCTTCCACCCTGCTGGCGACCAGCCGTTCCCGTTCCCTGCGCTGGGTGCGGGCCTTGAGGCGCAGGATCTGGACGATGCCGAGGGCCTCCAGGACGAAGACGGACGAGAACGCGATCCGGTAGTTGTCGCCGGTCGCGTCGAGCAGCACGCCGACGGCGAGCAGCGTCGTCATCGAGGCGACGAAACCACCCATGTTGACGATGCCGGAGGCTGTGCCCTGACGCTCCGGCGGGTTCGCCGGACGGGCGAAGTCGAAGCCGATCATCGAGGCGGGTCCGCAGGCGCCGAGGACCAGGCACAGGGTGACGAGCAGCCACATCGGGGCGTGGTCCCCGGGGTACGCGAGGGTGCTCGCCCACAGCAGGGCGGTGGCCGCGACCGTACCGAGGGCGAGCGGCGCGCGGGCCGTGTGGTGGCGGGCGATGATCTGCCCGTACGCGAGACCGACGACCATGTTGGAGAGGACGACCAGGGTGAGCAGGCTCCCGGCGGTCGACCGGGACAGGCCCTGCGCCTCGACGAGGTACGGAAGGCCCCAGAGCAGCAGGAAGACCATCGCGGGGAACTGGGTGGTGAAGTGCACCCACATGCCGAGCCGGGTGCCGGGCTCCCGCCAGGACTCGGCGATCTGACGGCGTACGAACGCGGCGCCCGCGTGCGTGGCGGGCTGGGGCTCGTACCCCTCGGGGTGGTCCTTGAGGAAGAGCAGCAGCAGGACGAGGACGAGGACGCCCGCGAGGGAGCTGCCGACGAAGGTGGTCGTCCAGCCGAGGCCGTGCAGGGCGCGGGCGATGAAGACGGTGGAGACGAGGTTGCCGGCCATGCCGAAGAGGGCGGCGACCTGGCCGATGAGCGGGCCGCGGCGGGCCGGGAACCAGCGGCTGCCGAGCCGCAGGACGCTGATGAAGGTCATCGCGTCGCCGCAGCCGAGGAGGGCCCGGGAGGCGAGCGCCGTGCCGTACGAGGGGGAGAGCGCGAAGCCCAGCTGGCCGAGGGTGAAGAGGACGACGCCGAGGGCGAGGACCTTCTTGGTGCCGAGCCGGTCGACCATGAGGCCGACGGGTATCTGCATGCCGGCGTAGACGAGCAGCTGGAGGATGGAGAAGGTGGAGAGCGCGGAGGCGTTGACGTCGAAGCGGTCGGCGGCGTCGAGTCCGGCGACGCCGAGGGAGGTACGGAAGATGACGGCGACGAAGTAGACGGCGACGCCGACGCCCCAGACGAGGGCGGCGCGGCGGCCGCCGGGCGGGTCGCCGGGCAGGGTGACGGCGGAGCCGTAGCCGTTGCGGTTGCTCACCGGTCCTCCCCTCGGACCAGGACCTTGACCCAGCTGAGGTGCTGGCGCACGCAGTGCGCGGCCCCTTCCACGTCGCCCGCCTTGATCCGCTCCAGGATCTCGGCGTGCTCGGTGATGTTCTTGGCGATCCGGTCGGGCTGGGACTGCATCACGGCGACGCCCATCCGCAGTTGGCGGTCGCGGAGCTGGTCGTAGAGCCGGGAGAGGATCTGGTTTCCGGCGTGCTGCACGATCTCGGCGTGGAAGCACCGGTCGGTGACCGCCACCTCCGCGAGGTCCCCTGCGGCGGCCCGCAGCTTCTGCTCCTCCAGGAGCTCTTCGAGCCGCTCGACGAGCGAGGCGGGCGCGGGCACGGCGCGGCGGACGGCGAACTCCTCGACGAGCAGCCGGGTCTCGACGACGTCGGCGATCTCCTGGGCGGAGACGGCGAGGACGAGGGCGCCCTTCTTGGGGTAGAGCTTGAGCAGCCCTTCCATCTCCAGCTTGAGCAGCGCCTCGCGCACCGGCGTCCGTGACACCCCCACGGCGAGGGCGAGCTCGCCCTCGGTGAGCAGGGTGCCGCCCTCGTAACGGCGGTCGAGCACCGCTTGCTTGACGTGCATGTAGACGCGGTCGGCGGCGGGGGGTGCGGATGCCATGCGTACAGCTTAGATACAACAGGGGTGCAACAGAGAGCCCCGTCCACATCATGGACGGGGCTCTTCGTCGGCCGATGCGCGCGCCGTCGGGATCAGACGGGAACGGCCGAGATGATCTCGCGGATCCTCTTCACCGACGACCGCCGGTACGGCAGGGACGCCACCTCCTCGACGACCGCGCCGAGCCACTCCGCATCCCCGAGCCGGTGCGTCGCCTTCGCCTGGGAGAGCGCCTGGAAGAGCTCGATCAGGAGATAGGTGTGCGCGCTCGTGTAGCGCTGCTCGTGGTGGCTGTAGCGCGCGTACCAGTCGTCGTACGGATGGCGCACGAGGGCGTGGACGGAACAGGCGTCGCGGCCCATGTCGAGGTGGTTCGACTGGGTGGCCCACGTGAGCGCGGTGCCGCCCCGTGTGGCCATCCAGGCCCGGGTGGTGGTGCGGATGCCCAGCTCCATGACCCGTGACCAGGGCACGACGTCCAGCGGCTCCGCCGTGCCGTTCGCACGGTGCTCCATGCCCTCGGCCGTCAGCACGAGGCACATTCCCCCCTCGCGCTCGGGGTCACCGATCACCCACCGGTCCCCGACCAGCCCCAGCGGTCCCAGACGATTCATCACGGTCTCCCCCCGTTCTGCGACGGCACGGCGTCGCGTCCTGAGACAGCAGAACACCCGGTCGGGGGTGGTGTCACCCCCGACCGGGTGTTTCACGTGAAACTTTCCAACTCGGTTATCAGGCCCAGGTGATCAGGCGCTTCGGCTGCTCCAGGATCGCGGCGACGTCGGCCAGGAACTTGGAGCCGAGCTCGCCGTCGACCAGACGGTGGTCGAAGGAGAGGGCCAGCGTCGTGACCTGGCGCGGCTTCACCTTGCCCTTGTGGACCCACGGCTGGAGCTTGATCGCACCGACCGCGAGGATCGCGGACTCGCCGGGGTTCAGGATGGGCGTACCGGTGTCGACGCCGAAGACGCCGACGTTGGTGATGGTGAAGGTGCCGCCCTGCATCGCCGCCGGGGTGGTCTTCCCCTCGCGGGCGGTGGAGACCAGCTCGCTCAGGGAGGCCGACAGCTCGGGCAGGGTCTGCGCGTGCGCGTCCTTGATGTTCGGCACGAGCAGGCCGCGCGGGGTGGCCGCGGCGATGCCCAGGTTCACGTAGTGCTTGAGGACGATCTCCTGCGCCGCCTCGTCCCAGGCCGCGTTGATCTCCGGGTTGCGCCGGACGGCGACCAGGACGGCCTTGGCGATGATGAGCAGCGGGTTGACCCGCAGACCCGCCATGTCCGTACCGGACTTGAGCTCCTCGACCAGCTTCATCGTGCGCGTGATGTCGAAGGTCACGAACTCGGTGACGTGCGGGGCGGTGAAGGCCGAACCGACCATCGCCGCCGCCGTGGCCTTCCGTACGCCCTTGACGGGGATACGGGTCTCCCGGGCATCGGTCGACACCAGCGGGGCGGGGGCAGCCGCCGCCGGGGCGGAGGCGGCAGTCGCAGGGGCCGCCGCCACCGGAGCCGGGGCCTCGACGACCGGTGCGGGCGCCGGAGCGGCCGCGGCGTGGACGTCGTCCCGGGTGATGATGCCGTCCGGGCCGGTCGGGGTGACCGTGGCGAGGTCGACGCCGAGGTCCTTGGCGAGCTTCCGGACCGGAGGCTTGGCCAGGGGCCGTGCGGCAGCCGGCGCGTGGCCGTTGAGCTGCCCCGGTACGGAGACGACGGGCGCCGCCGGGGCGGGAGCGGCCTGGGCGGGGGCGGCCTGGACCGCGCCCTGCGCACCCTTGCGGGGGCGTCGCTTGGTGGAGCTTGCGGCCACGCCGTAACCGACGAGGACAGGCGTACGGCCCTGCGGCTCGGCCTCCTCCTCGGCGACGGCCACGGCCACGACGGACTCGACCGGGGCCGGAGCGGCCTCGGCCACCGGCGCCTCGGGCGCGGTGCCCCCGCCGACGTTCACCGAGATGATGACCTGGCCGACGTCGACCGTGGTGCCCTCGGGGAAGAGGAGCTCGTGGACCGTGCCGTCGAAGGGGATCGGCAGCTCGACGGCGGCCTTGGCCGTCTCGACCTCGCACACGACCTGCCCGTCGGTGACGGTGTCACCGGGCTGGACGTACCACTTGAGGATCTCGGCCTCGGTCAGGCCCTCGCCCACGTCGGGCATCTTGAATTCGCGGATCGTCACGGTGCTCTCCTCAGTACGCCAGCGAGCGGTCGACGGCGTCGAGCACGCGGTCGAGACCCGGCAGGTACTCCTCCTCCAGGCGCGCCGGCGGGTACGGCGCGTGGTAGCCGCCGACCCGCAGGACGGGGGCCTCCAGGTGGTAGAAGCAGCGCTCGGTGATCCGGGCGGCGATCTCGGCGCCGGAGCCGTAGAAGACCGGGGCCTCGTGGACCACCACGAGGTGACGGGTCTTCTCGACCGAGCGCTGGATCGAGTCGAAGTCGATCGGGGACATCGAGCGCAGGTCCAGGACCTCGATCGACTTCCCCTCCTCCTCGGCGGCCGCGGCGGCCTCCAGACAGACCTTCACCATCGGGCCGTACGCGGCGAGCGTGAGGTCGCTGCCCTCGCGCGCCACCCGGGCCTTGTGGAGCTCGCCGGGGATGGCCTCGGTGTCGACCTCGCCCTTGTCCCAGTAGCGGCGCTTGGGCTCGAAGAAGATGACCGGGTCGTCGCTCTGGATGGCCTGCTGGAGCATCCAGTAGGCGTCCGACGAGTTGGACGGCGAGACGACCTTGAGGCCCGCGACGTGCGCGAAGAGCGCCTCGGGGGACTCGGAGTGGTGCTCGACCGCGCCGATGCCGCCGCCGTACGGGATGCGGATGACGACCGGCATCTTGACCTTGCCGAGCGCACGGGCGTGCATCTTGGCGAGCTGCGTGACGATCTGGTCGTACGCGGGGAAGACGAAACCGTCGAACTGGATCTCGACGACCGGCCGGTAGCCGCGCAGGGCCAGGCCGATGGCGGTGCCGACGATGCCGGACTCGGCGAGCGGCGAGTCGATGACCCGGTCCTCGCCGAAGTCCTTCTGCAGACCGTCGGTGACGCGGAAGACGCCGCCGAGCTTGCCGACGTCCTCACCCATGATGAGGACCTTGGGGTCGGTCTCCAGCGCCTTGCGCAGCGACTCGTTGAGCGCCTTGGCGAGGGGAAGCTTCTGTACAGCCATGGTTACTTGACCTCGCCATCCGCGAAGGACGCCTGGTAGGCGGCGAACTGCGCGCGCTCCTCGTCGACGAGCGCGTGCCCGTCCGCGTAGACATTCTCGAAGATCGCCATGTCGTCCGGGTCGGGCATCGTGCGGACACCCTCGCGGACGCGCTTGCCGAGCGCCTCGCTCTCGGCCTCCAGGGCCTCGAAGAACGCCTCGTCGGCGTGGCCCTCCCGCTCCAGGTACGCCTTGAGGCGCAGGATCGGGTCCTTGGCCTCCCAGGCCTCCCGCTCCTCGTCCCGGCGGTACTTCGTCGGGTCGTCGGAGGTGGTGTGGGCGCCCATGCGGTAGGTGAAGGCCTCGACGAGGGTGGGGCCCTCGCCGCGGCGGGCGCGCTCCAGGGCGGAGCGGGTGACGGCGAGGCAGGCCAGAACGTCGTTGCCGTCGACCCGGACGCCGGGGAAGCCGAAGCCGCGGGCGCGCTGGTAGAGCGGGACGCGGGTCTGCTTCTCGGTGGGCTCGGAGATCGCCCACTGGTTGTTCTGGCAGAAGAACACGACGGGCGCGTTGTAGACCGCGGAGAAGGTGAACGCCTCGTTGACGTCGCCCTGGCTGGACGCGCCGTCACCGAAGTAGGCGATCACGGCGGAATCCGCGCCGTCCTTGGCGATGCCCATCGCATATCCCGTGGCGTGCAGGGTCTGCGAACCGATGACGATCGTGTACAGGTGGAAATTGTTGCTGTTGGGATCCCAGCCGCCGTGGTTCACACCGCGGAACATTCCCAGCAGATTCGTCGGGTCGACCCCGCGGACCCACGCGACACCGTGCTCGCGGTAGGTCGGGAAGACGTAGTCGTCGTCCCGCAGGGCACGGCCGGAACCGATCTGGGCCGCCTCCTGGCCGAGCAGCGAGGCCCACAGGCCCAGCTCGCCCTGACGCTGCAGCGAGGTGGCCTCGGCGTCGAAGCGCCGGGTGAGGACCATGTCGCGGTAGAGACCGCGCAGCTCCTCGGCGCTCAGGTCGATGTCGTAATCGGGGTGCTGGACGCGCTCTCCCTCGGGCGTCAGCAGCTGAACGAGCTCGGGCTCCGCGCCCTGCGCCGCCGGTGCCTTCTTCGCGCCTGCGGCGCTGGTGGTGCGCTTGGCGCCGCTGCTGCGTCGCGTCGTCTTGCGCGCGGCAGTGCTCTCCACGGTCACGTGCGTGCTCCTCCGTCGGTCCGGCCCCCGGGTTCGCCGGTAAGCCAGTGCGGCTCCGCCTTATCCGTACCCTTCGCACGGGGTGGGTGCGACGCGGCCGGAGTCGGGCGTGACAGGTGCCCCGGCGAGCGCCGTCATAGGCACGTTACCCATAGTGCGGCATTCCCGCGAAACCCCACTTGACCTGCGATTTTGCTTGGATTTCCAAGTAAATCGAGAAAAGGGGGACTCGCTGCTGGTCAGCGCATGGACAACGGCCCGACGCCGTCGTCGGAACAACCGGCACGTTATCCCGCGCACCCCGGGCGCGGGAAGAGCCAATATGTGAGACTGACTTCGTGCGCGAAGAAGGAAAAATCCGGGTATTTCTGCTGGACGACCACGAAGTCGTCCGGCGCGGCGTCCACGAGCTGCTCTCCGTGGAGGACGACATCGAGGTGGTCGGCGAGGCCGGGACGGCGGCGGACGCGCTGGTCAGGATCCCCGCGACCCGTCCCGACGTCGCGGTGCTCGACGTCCGGCTGCCCGACGGCAGCGGGGTGGAGGTGTGCCGCGAGATCCGTTCGCAGGACGAGGGCATCAAATGTCTGATGCTGACCTCGTACGCGGACGACGAGGCGCTCTTCGACGCGATCATGGCCGGAGCCTCGGGTTATGTCCTCAAAGCCATCCGCGGCAACGAACTGCTGAACGCGGTGCGGGACGTGGCGGCCGGCAAGTCGCTGCTCGATCCGGTGGCGACCGCCCGCGTCCTGGAGCGGCTGCGCGACGGAAACAACTCCAAGGGTGACGACAAGCTCGCCAACCTGACGGAGCAGGAGCGCAAGATCCTGGACCTGATCGGCGAGGGCCTGACCAACCGGGTCATCGGCGAGCGGCTCCACCTCGCGGAGAAGACCATCAAGAACTACGTCTCCAGCCTGCTGTCGAAGCTGGGCATGGAGCGGCGTTCGCAGGCGGCCGCCTACGTGGCCCGCCTCCAGGCCGAGCGCCACTGAAACCGGCGCGGCCCCGGCCGGCGGCGGCGTTTCGGGACCTACGTCCCCGCCAAAGCGGGGCAGGGGCCCCTTTTCGGACCGGGGGCCGGTGGCGGAGAGTGGATGCCATGTCCACCGACGAGATCCGCGCCATCGAGCTCCTCGGCCGTGTGTCGTACGGCAGGGTGGCGACGAGCATGCGGGCGATGCCGTTCGTCGCCCCCGCCCGGCACATCGTGGCCGACGGCCGTGTCCTGCTCCGGATGCACCGGGGGCTCGGCTACCACCGCGCCTGCAACGGCAGCGTCGTCGCGTACGGCGCGGACAACTTCAGCTCCGGGTCCGCGCACCTCTGGTCCGTGCAGTTCACCGGCACCGCCGAGATCGTCGAGCCGACCGAGGAGGAGCTCGCGGCCTTCGGCCCCGATCCGGAGCTGGTGGACGGCGAGGCCTTCGCCCCCGTCTACATGCGGATCGAACCGCAGTTCGTGACGGTGCACGCGCTCGACTACGCGAGCGAGACCCCGGGGGCCCGGCCCGACGCCCACTCCGTGCGGCGACATCTCCACCACGTAGCGTGATCTAACATCTGGCGGGTGCCGCGCTCATCTGAAACGCTCACCCCGCGGGCTGCACCGCTCACCCCGCCGTCCCCCCGGGCCGGCGCCCCCCGAGCGCCGTCCCGGCCCGTCGGCGCCCCACCCGTGGGCGCGCTGCTGCGCCGCCACCGGCACGCCGGAGAGCCCCTCTCCTGCGTGCCCGTCGCCGAAGGGCTGCTCAACCGCGGCTTCCGGCTCTCCACCACCCGCGGCACCTACTTCCTCAAGCAGCACCTGGACGCCCCCACCGCCGACCGCGCCACCATCGCCCGCCAGCACCGCGCCACCCAGCGGCTGCACGCCCTCGGCCTGCCCGTCGCCCCGCCGCTGCCCGACGCCGCCGGCCGCACCGTCGTCGTCGTCGACGGCCACTGCTACGCCCTGCACCCCTGGATCGACGGCCGCCACCGCGACGGCGCCGAGCTCTCCACCGGCTGCTCCCGGCGGCTCGGCACCCTCCTCGGCCAGGTCCACACCGCCCTCGACCGGGTCATGGAGCCCCCGGGGCCGGACGGGGCGCCCGGCACCGGTGACGACGGCGGCCGCGCCAGCGCCGAGGTCCACGACACCTTCCGGGCCATCGACGAGCTGATCCGCCTGGCCCGCGCGCACCGGCCGCGCGACAGCTTCGACGCCCTCGCCGAGCACCGGCTCAGGGAGCGGCGCCGGCTGCTGGCCCAGCACGCGCACCACCGCCCGCCGCCCGCCGCGGCCGCCGGCTGGGTGCACGGCGACTTCCATCCGCTGAATCTGCTCTACCGGGGCGCCGAGCCCGCCGCGATCGTCGACTGGGACCGGCTCGGGGTCCGCCCCAGGGCCGAGGAGGCGGTGCGGGCCGCCGCCATCTTCTTCGTACGGCCGGGGGGCGAGCTGGCCCTGGAGAAGGTGCGGGCGTACGCGCGCGCGTACCGGCGGGCGACCGGCGCCGACCGCGCCGAGCTGGCGGCGGCGGCGCACCGGGTGTGGTGGGAGCGGCTCAACGACTTCTGGACCCTGCGCTGGCGCTACCAGCTGCACGACCGGAGGGCCGACCCGCAGTTCCCCGCGGTGTCGGCCCTGGCGGTCTGGTGGACGCGCGAGTACGAGGCGGTACGCGACGCGTTCGCGGGGTGAGACGGGCCCGGGCCGGTCCGGCTCAGGCCGGTCCGGTCCCGCTCGGGCCCGTCCCGCTCAGGCCGGTCCGGCTCGGTCAGTTCGTCTCGGCGCCGTTGCCCGTCGGCGGCGTGCCCGGGTTGCCGTTGTTGCCGCCGGTCGGCTCGCTGGGCGTGCCGGTCGACGGCGTGCCGGTGGGCTCGCTGGGCTGGTCGGTCGGCTCCGACGGGTTGTCCGTGGGCTCGCTGGGCGTGCCCGTCCCCGTCGACGGCTCGCCCGTGGGCTCCGTGGTCGGCGGCTCCGTGGTCGGCGGCGCGGTCGTGGGCGGCGGCGTCCAGGGCTCCCGGGTGGAACCGCCGTCCGAGGTGCCCGGGTCCGTCGACGGCTCCACGGAGGGCTCCTGCGAGGGCGTGGGCTCCTGGGAGACGGTCGACGGCGAGTTGCTGACCGTCGGCGTCGTGCCGCCGGTGGGCGCCTCCTTCTGGCCCGCCTTGTCGAGGGCGAAGACGACACCCGCGACGACCGCGATCACCGCGAGGGCGGCGAACAGCCAGACCTTGCCGCGGCGGCCGTTGCCACCGCCCTGCGCGCCGTACCCGTCGTGGCCGTAGCCGCCGGTGCCGCCCGTACCGCCGTCGTAACCGCCGTATCCGCCGTCCTCCGGGTTCTGCGGGGGCAGGATCGGGCGCTGCGCGGTCTCGCCGTGCATGGGGTGGCCCATCGCGGTCGTCGCGGCCATGCCGCCGACCGGGGTGTGGCCGCCCTCGTGCGTCTCGACCGGGCCGGTGTTCCACGTGCCTGTGTGGCCGCCCTGCTGCTGGAGCATCTGCAGGCCGTACTGGATGAGGCCGCGCATCTCCTCGGCGCTCTGGAACCGGTCGTCCGGGTCCTTCGCGAGGGAGCGCATGAC is from Streptomyces venezuelae ATCC 10712 and encodes:
- a CDS encoding PLP-dependent aminotransferase family protein, whose product is MKPIQRDLVSAANPAGQPPDPDDLVFRLGRWSAGRGPLYLLLAARLRRLVDEGALPPGALLPPDRRLAKALAVGRTTVVAAYDTLRQEGRLVRRQGSGTRVARAALAAEAPRAGEAPPPRVTETSNPLFLHLLEAPDGVILLSCAAPAQPPPELAEAYRALVLPEADLGYHPAGLGVLRAAVARRYAARGVPTAPEQILVTTGAQQGLSLLARLLLAPGDGVLVEAPTYPGALDLFREAAAVPLPVAVGPEGIDVAEAVRVMERHRPALAYVIPRFQNPTGAVLPPLAGRRLVEAANALGVPLVDDEVLDELGFDDLAFDDPAGGPGGASLSSCGEVIAIGSLSKIVWGGLRIGWVRGPAPLVARLARLKALHDLGCDVPSQLVAARLLDDFAPVRAARLRALRAGHAHLRAELARLLPSWSCAPVTGGQTLWVRLPHGDGVSFAQLALRHGVAVLPGATTDALGGSVRHLRLHFLLAPEVLTEAVRRLAAAWAEYAPVQEPGRASLRGITL
- a CDS encoding carbon-nitrogen family hydrolase, producing the protein MRASLIQIAVDPDEPVDARRARVARLVREESGHADLVVLPELWTVGAFASDLFAAESEPLNGPTHTAMAAAARDAGVWLHAGSFVEAEGGALYNTSLVLSPDGELAASYRKIHRFGFDKGEAVMMAAGEDLVTVDLPHLTIGVGTCYDLRFPELFRGLVDAGAQAFVVPAGWPALRRAHWSLLARARAVENQAYVLACGTAGTHAGVEQAGHSIVVDPWGETVAEAGPGEEILRVVLDPAKVTTTREQFPALKDRVLGLATPKRG
- a CDS encoding maleylpyruvate isomerase family mycothiol-dependent enzyme — protein: MTVHPSLQNYADAWTHSIEAIAELVQPLVEGEWNRPTPCPGWSVRDIVSHVIGMETEMLGDPRPIHSLPRDLYHVRSDFARYMEVQVDVRRHHTAPEMTSELEYILIRRARQLRNENRSPEHLIRAPLGAEQSLELAYRMRAFDVWVHEQDLRFALGVPGNLDSAGAHVTRDVLLEALPKVVAKDAGAPASSAVVVDVSGPLEFLRTVRVDAEGRGSIDGAPSLGPAVTLATDWETFVRLACGRVRPAEVADRVKTEGDEALAQAILDNFAVTPR
- a CDS encoding MFS transporter; translated protein: MSNRNGYGSAVTLPGDPPGGRRAALVWGVGVAVYFVAVIFRTSLGVAGLDAADRFDVNASALSTFSILQLLVYAGMQIPVGLMVDRLGTKKVLALGVVLFTLGQLGFALSPSYGTALASRALLGCGDAMTFISVLRLGSRWFPARRGPLIGQVAALFGMAGNLVSTVFIARALHGLGWTTTFVGSSLAGVLVLVLLLLFLKDHPEGYEPQPATHAGAAFVRRQIAESWREPGTRLGMWVHFTTQFPAMVFLLLWGLPYLVEAQGLSRSTAGSLLTLVVLSNMVVGLAYGQIIARHHTARAPLALGTVAATALLWASTLAYPGDHAPMWLLVTLCLVLGACGPASMIGFDFARPANPPERQGTASGIVNMGGFVASMTTLLAVGVLLDATGDNYRIAFSSVFVLEALGIVQILRLKARTQRRERERLVASRVEAVHVPV
- a CDS encoding GntR family transcriptional regulator encodes the protein MASAPPAADRVYMHVKQAVLDRRYEGGTLLTEGELALAVGVSRTPVREALLKLEMEGLLKLYPKKGALVLAVSAQEIADVVETRLLVEEFAVRRAVPAPASLVERLEELLEEQKLRAAAGDLAEVAVTDRCFHAEIVQHAGNQILSRLYDQLRDRQLRMGVAVMQSQPDRIAKNITEHAEILERIKAGDVEGAAHCVRQHLSWVKVLVRGEDR
- a CDS encoding dihydrolipoamide acetyltransferase family protein, with translation MPDVGEGLTEAEILKWYVQPGDTVTDGQVVCEVETAKAAVELPIPFDGTVHELLFPEGTTVDVGQVIISVNVGGGTAPEAPVAEAAPAPVESVVAVAVAEEEAEPQGRTPVLVGYGVAASSTKRRPRKGAQGAVQAAPAQAAPAPAAPVVSVPGQLNGHAPAAARPLAKPPVRKLAKDLGVDLATVTPTGPDGIITRDDVHAAAAPAPAPVVEAPAPVAAAPATAASAPAAAAPAPLVSTDARETRIPVKGVRKATAAAMVGSAFTAPHVTEFVTFDITRTMKLVEELKSGTDMAGLRVNPLLIIAKAVLVAVRRNPEINAAWDEAAQEIVLKHYVNLGIAAATPRGLLVPNIKDAHAQTLPELSASLSELVSTAREGKTTPAAMQGGTFTITNVGVFGVDTGTPILNPGESAILAVGAIKLQPWVHKGKVKPRQVTTLALSFDHRLVDGELGSKFLADVAAILEQPKRLITWA